A window of the Synergistota bacterium genome harbors these coding sequences:
- a CDS encoding ABC transporter permease, which yields MSSLHSYILTRLIFIISMILMLLTFVFFIFRVLPEDPIDAVLRKNFSPEQKAQIRKELDLDKPIVVQYFNYIHGVFKGDLGRSMLTGRPVLKEILERFPATLELIIFSFLIAFLLGSLLGIRSVQGRGAFDSTLKFYPLIVYVLPVFWLGMIFQLLLGVKLGILPISGRISPLVKPSCITGLYLLDSLVSFDFEVSWDALKHLFLPSFLLGIFLSGMIFKIIRRSIMEMLRMDFIRSARARGISEGVIFYRYAVKGALISAIASFTLEFAFLLGGGVLIERAFSWPGLGAFLVTSIECGDLTIVQGVIVFYIFLIALVKFIVDVIHAYLDPRIRLGEE from the coding sequence TTGTCCTCCCTTCACAGTTATATCCTAACAAGGCTTATTTTTATTATCTCCATGATTTTAATGCTTTTAACCTTTGTATTTTTTATCTTTAGGGTTCTTCCGGAAGATCCTATAGATGCGGTTTTAAGGAAGAATTTTTCCCCTGAGCAAAAAGCCCAGATAAGGAAAGAGCTTGACTTGGATAAGCCTATAGTAGTTCAGTATTTCAACTATATACACGGTGTTTTCAAAGGGGATTTGGGTCGATCTATGCTTACTGGTAGACCGGTCTTAAAGGAGATTCTCGAAAGGTTTCCGGCTACCTTAGAACTTATAATTTTTTCTTTTCTTATAGCTTTCCTTTTGGGATCGCTTTTGGGTATTAGGTCTGTGCAAGGGAGAGGCGCTTTCGATTCGACCTTAAAATTTTATCCTTTAATAGTTTACGTTTTACCAGTTTTTTGGTTAGGGATGATATTTCAACTTCTTCTTGGTGTAAAGCTTGGGATCTTACCCATATCAGGTAGGATATCTCCATTAGTTAAGCCTAGTTGTATAACTGGCCTTTACCTTTTGGATAGTCTTGTTTCTTTTGATTTCGAAGTTTCCTGGGATGCTTTAAAACATCTATTTCTTCCATCCTTTTTATTGGGGATTTTTCTTTCTGGTATGATTTTTAAGATAATCAGGAGAAGTATTATGGAGATGTTGAGGATGGATTTTATAAGATCGGCTAGAGCAAGAGGTATATCGGAAGGGGTTATCTTCTATAGATACGCTGTTAAAGGTGCTTTAATTTCCGCTATTGCTTCGTTTACCCTTGAGTTTGCATTTCTACTTGGAGGGGGTGTTTTAATCGAGCGTGCTTTTTCTTGGCCTGGCCTGGGGGCTTTTCTTGTAACGAGCATAGAATGTGGAGATTTAACTATAGTTCAAGGGGTTATAGTTTTTTATATTTTTCTTATTGCGCTTGTGAAATTTATAGTCGATGTGATTCACGCTTATTTAGATCCTCGGATTAGATTGGGGGAGGAATAG
- a CDS encoding ABC transporter substrate-binding protein: MRKAVLAILAGLLLLSGYAFAQEKDTIVIGTTDRIVTLDPANAYDYLSCNVIRNIMSGLVDYKPGTLEIVPALAERWEISSDGLIYTFYLRKGVKFSDGTLFNARAVKFSIDRVFKLNGDPSFLLTDVIDSVEVVDDYTVRIKLRYPFAPLLSVMAFTVSFPVSPNAYNDREFSDIGVGVGPYKVRKWTKDEELILEVNPNWYGPAPKAKVIVIRFYENSQSLKVAIEKGEVDIAYRTLNPEDILDLKKDDKLKVYEKESPAIRYIVFNVKREPFNNINVRRAIAYAIDREMITKRVFKDTAFPLYSMIPVGIWGRLDVFPKYDREKAIGLLRGAGYSESKPLSIELWYTPTHYGFMEADVAQMLKLMLEATGIIRVDVKYAEWATYVEYFERGIMGIFLLGWYPDYIDPDDYIWPFVHSSSSPSLGSFYSNPKMDEILLRARQTPHVEGRSKVYEEAQRLLAEEVPYIPLWQLKQYCVAKPEIKGILLEPTQIFRYYLLYR; the protein is encoded by the coding sequence GTGAGGAAAGCTGTCTTAGCGATACTTGCTGGTTTGCTTCTGCTATCAGGTTATGCTTTTGCTCAAGAGAAGGATACTATAGTTATTGGTACCACGGATAGAATAGTTACTCTGGATCCTGCGAATGCTTATGATTATCTTTCTTGTAATGTGATAAGGAATATTATGTCTGGGCTTGTGGATTATAAGCCTGGGACTTTAGAGATAGTTCCCGCTTTGGCTGAAAGGTGGGAGATAAGTTCAGATGGGTTAATTTATACTTTTTATCTTCGCAAGGGGGTTAAGTTTTCTGATGGAACGCTCTTTAATGCTCGTGCTGTTAAGTTTTCTATCGATAGGGTGTTTAAGCTTAATGGAGATCCTTCATTTCTCTTGACCGATGTTATAGATAGTGTGGAGGTGGTAGATGACTATACTGTCAGGATAAAGCTAAGATATCCTTTTGCGCCTTTACTTTCGGTTATGGCTTTCACTGTGAGCTTCCCTGTTAGTCCAAATGCTTATAACGATAGGGAGTTTAGCGATATTGGTGTTGGTGTCGGGCCATACAAAGTTAGAAAATGGACGAAGGATGAGGAGCTTATTTTAGAAGTTAATCCCAATTGGTATGGGCCTGCTCCTAAAGCTAAAGTCATAGTTATAAGATTTTATGAAAACTCGCAAAGTCTGAAGGTAGCTATAGAAAAAGGGGAGGTCGATATAGCTTATAGAACGCTTAATCCTGAGGACATACTTGATCTTAAAAAGGATGATAAGCTAAAGGTCTACGAAAAGGAAAGCCCTGCTATAAGATATATAGTGTTTAATGTTAAAAGGGAACCTTTCAATAATATTAATGTGAGAAGAGCTATAGCATATGCTATAGATAGAGAGATGATAACTAAAAGGGTCTTTAAAGATACCGCTTTTCCGCTTTATAGTATGATACCCGTTGGCATTTGGGGTCGCTTGGATGTGTTTCCTAAATATGATAGGGAGAAAGCCATAGGGTTATTGAGGGGGGCAGGTTATAGTGAGAGCAAACCCCTTAGTATAGAGCTATGGTATACTCCGACTCATTACGGTTTTATGGAGGCCGATGTTGCTCAAATGCTTAAGCTTATGCTTGAGGCAACGGGGATTATAAGGGTTGATGTTAAATATGCTGAATGGGCAACTTATGTAGAATATTTTGAGAGAGGGATAATGGGAATTTTCTTGCTTGGTTGGTATCCTGACTATATTGATCCGGATGATTACATCTGGCCCTTTGTTCACTCCTCGAGCAGCCCTAGCCTTGGAAGTTTTTACTCTAATCCCAAAATGGATGAGATTCTTTTAAGAGCTCGTCAGACGCCTCATGTGGAAGGAAGATCTAAGGTTTATGAGGAAGCGCAGAGGCTTTTAGCTGAAGAGGTACCTTATATACCCTTGTGGCAGTTAAAGCAGTATTGTGTGGCAAAGCCCGAGATCAAGGGAATACTTCTTGAACCTACACAGATATTTAGATATTACCTCCTTTATAGGTAG
- a CDS encoding EamA family transporter, whose amino-acid sequence MSFGVDCAKSYVVLLGLLCYALGAFFWLLVLKLSDLSVAYPMVSLTYPVVLFLSFVLFGETITFRQIIGIAAIMVGVSLVYR is encoded by the coding sequence TTGAGCTTTGGGGTTGATTGTGCTAAAAGCTATGTGGTTTTATTGGGATTGCTGTGTTATGCGTTAGGTGCCTTTTTTTGGCTTTTGGTTTTAAAGCTATCTGACTTGAGCGTAGCCTATCCTATGGTCAGCCTGACATATCCTGTGGTTTTATTTCTTTCCTTTGTTTTGTTTGGTGAAACCATAACTTTTAGGCAGATAATTGGGATTGCGGCTATAATGGTAGGGGTATCTTTGGTATATAGGTAA
- a CDS encoding glycosyltransferase family 39 protein, with translation MKRGWLLPVILAFVLRLSLFLFISFYNPSFMIQPDSPGYVNPAENLIKYGLFSSGEPPNLKPETLRTPGYPLFIALSYLVFGRKIESVIILQIIIGALLPLLSWKILEELGASLRARRIAAYITALDPLLLIYTVNVLTEELYAFIIALVILLYFKVLRGFTLFHLFLASIMTGFQAYIRPVGVYFPVIVFLYFLFLKRFKEAFTILLVSYLLIFGWSFRNYKEAGAFEFSTISGVNMAFYRASYVLQFERGESWVKIREELRRELEEKGRGLNEAQKLALAKRMGLEIILSHPISAIKAFVRGILGTLLGPGGAYYLVAFKAYIPGSGILNRLYELGFLRFLVLLWREYRWLFLVELSFGLYFLFIYIFALLGFWRNLLRKEVWLLILTIFYFLVISAGPEAYSRFRVPFELFLIILCSLYFEGRGRSSTRLFLSW, from the coding sequence ATGAAGAGGGGATGGCTTTTACCTGTTATTTTGGCCTTTGTTTTAAGGCTCTCCTTGTTTTTATTTATATCCTTTTATAATCCATCTTTTATGATTCAGCCTGATAGTCCTGGCTATGTAAATCCTGCTGAAAATCTTATTAAATATGGTCTTTTTTCGAGCGGTGAGCCTCCTAATCTTAAGCCTGAGACCCTTAGAACTCCAGGTTATCCTTTATTTATAGCTTTATCTTATTTAGTCTTTGGTAGAAAGATTGAATCGGTAATAATTCTTCAAATTATTATAGGTGCGTTGCTTCCTCTTTTATCTTGGAAGATATTGGAGGAGCTTGGAGCTTCTTTAAGAGCGAGGAGGATAGCGGCATATATTACTGCTTTAGATCCTCTTCTTTTAATATACACTGTTAATGTTTTAACGGAGGAGCTTTATGCTTTTATCATAGCTTTAGTTATTCTCTTATATTTTAAGGTTTTAAGGGGTTTTACTCTTTTTCATTTGTTTTTGGCTTCGATTATGACTGGTTTTCAAGCTTATATAAGGCCTGTAGGAGTATATTTTCCTGTTATAGTTTTTCTTTATTTTCTCTTTCTTAAGCGTTTTAAGGAGGCTTTTACCATACTTTTAGTTAGCTATCTTTTAATATTTGGCTGGTCGTTTAGAAACTATAAGGAGGCTGGTGCTTTTGAGTTTTCTACAATTTCTGGAGTTAACATGGCTTTCTATAGGGCTTCCTATGTTTTGCAGTTTGAGAGAGGGGAAAGCTGGGTAAAGATTCGAGAGGAGCTAAGGAGAGAGCTTGAGGAGAAGGGTAGGGGTTTAAATGAGGCTCAGAAACTTGCTTTAGCTAAGAGGATGGGTTTAGAGATTATTCTTTCTCATCCGATTTCTGCTATTAAAGCTTTTGTAAGGGGTATTTTAGGAACCCTCTTAGGTCCTGGAGGGGCTTATTATCTTGTGGCCTTTAAGGCTTATATTCCGGGTTCAGGTATACTGAACAGGCTTTATGAGCTTGGTTTTTTGAGATTTTTGGTGTTGCTTTGGAGGGAGTATAGGTGGTTGTTTTTGGTTGAGCTTTCCTTTGGGCTTTATTTTCTATTTATTTACATTTTTGCTTTGTTAGGTTTTTGGAGGAATCTTTTAAGGAAGGAGGTTTGGCTTTTAATCTTAACTATATTTTACTTTTTGGTCATATCTGCGGGACCGGAGGCCTATTCTAGATTTAGGGTTCCCTTTGAGCTTTTTCTTATAATTTTATGTTCTTTATATTTTGAAGGGAGGGGTAGAAGTTCAACAAGATTATTCTTATCCTGGTAG
- a CDS encoding glycosyltransferase family 2 protein, which produces MKLSIVIPVYNEKATIEEVIEKVKSVKIPMEKEIIVVDDCSKDGTRDVLAKYFSDPSLKIIFHDVNRGKGAALRTGFKEVTGDFVIIQDADLEYNPEDYPKLLKPLIEGRADVVYGSRFLPTGERVVTSFIHYYANKFLTFLANLFCNLSLTDMETCYKAFKRDLLRRFEIEEDRFGIEPELTVKFSKLRCRFYEVGISYIGRSHKEGKKIGWKDGFRAIWCIIKYKLFWKPGEV; this is translated from the coding sequence ATGAAGCTTTCGATAGTAATTCCTGTTTATAATGAAAAAGCTACTATTGAAGAGGTTATAGAAAAGGTTAAATCTGTGAAAATCCCTATGGAGAAGGAGATCATAGTTGTTGATGACTGTTCTAAAGATGGCACAAGAGATGTATTAGCAAAATACTTTAGTGATCCTTCTTTAAAGATTATCTTTCATGATGTAAATAGGGGCAAGGGAGCCGCTTTAAGGACCGGATTTAAAGAGGTTACGGGAGATTTTGTAATAATTCAGGATGCCGATTTAGAATATAATCCTGAGGATTATCCAAAGCTTCTTAAGCCTCTTATTGAAGGTAGAGCTGATGTAGTTTACGGTTCAAGGTTTCTTCCAACGGGGGAAAGGGTAGTTACCTCTTTTATCCATTATTATGCTAATAAGTTTTTAACCTTTTTGGCCAACCTATTTTGTAACCTAAGCTTAACTGATATGGAAACCTGTTATAAGGCTTTTAAGAGGGATTTGCTGAGAAGATTCGAAATTGAGGAAGATAGGTTTGGCATAGAGCCAGAACTTACCGTTAAGTTTTCTAAGCTTCGCTGTAGATTTTATGAGGTTGGAATCTCCTATATAGGTAGAAGCCATAAGGAGGGCAAGAAGATAGGTTGGAAGGATGGTTTTAGGGCTATATGGTGCATAATAAAGTATAAGCTCTTTTGGAAGCCTGGTGAGGTGTGA
- a CDS encoding SDR family oxidoreductase yields the protein MKGTVLITGGAGFIGSHLCERFLKEGFKVIALDSLLTGSVDNIAHLFEIEGFKFIKYDVTNFIYVKEDIDIVLHFACPASPQDYLKHPIHTMKVDSLGTLNTLGLAKAKKARYVLASTSEVYGDPEVHPQPESYWGRVNPIGPRSVYDEAKRFAEAMTMAYHREHGIDVRIARIFNTYGPRMRLDDGRVIPNFICQALKGEPLTVYGDGSQTRSFCYIDDLIEGIFRLAVYDGLDGEVFNLGNPDEYSVKELALIVIELVGSDSSMVYKPLPQDDPKRRKPDITKAINILGWRPSVPLKEGLTKTIEYFRGKI from the coding sequence ATGAAGGGAACTGTGCTTATAACTGGAGGAGCCGGCTTTATAGGAAGCCATCTTTGTGAAAGATTCTTAAAAGAGGGTTTTAAAGTTATAGCTTTGGATAGCTTACTTACTGGATCCGTAGACAACATAGCTCATCTTTTTGAGATCGAGGGTTTTAAGTTCATAAAATATGATGTAACGAACTTCATTTATGTTAAGGAAGATATAGATATCGTTTTGCATTTTGCCTGTCCTGCGAGCCCTCAGGATTATCTTAAGCATCCTATACATACGATGAAGGTAGACTCCTTGGGAACCTTGAATACCCTTGGATTGGCCAAGGCTAAAAAAGCTAGATATGTTTTAGCTTCTACTTCTGAAGTCTATGGAGATCCTGAGGTACATCCTCAACCTGAAAGCTATTGGGGAAGGGTTAACCCTATAGGACCAAGAAGCGTGTATGACGAGGCTAAACGCTTTGCTGAGGCCATGACCATGGCCTATCATAGAGAGCATGGAATAGATGTAAGGATAGCAAGGATATTTAATACTTATGGTCCGCGCATGAGGCTTGATGATGGAAGAGTAATACCTAATTTTATATGTCAGGCTCTAAAAGGAGAACCCTTAACAGTTTATGGTGATGGTAGTCAAACTAGGAGCTTTTGCTACATAGATGACCTTATTGAGGGTATCTTTAGACTTGCTGTATATGATGGTTTAGATGGAGAGGTCTTTAATCTCGGTAATCCCGATGAATATAGTGTCAAGGAGCTTGCCTTGATAGTAATTGAGCTTGTGGGCTCTGATTCGAGCATGGTCTATAAGCCCTTGCCTCAGGATGACCCTAAAAGGAGAAAACCTGATATAACGAAGGCTATTAATATTCTAGGCTGGAGACCGAGCGTTCCTCTTAAGGAGGGTTTGACGAAAACTATAGAGTATTTTAGGGGGAAGATTTAG
- a CDS encoding UDP-glucose/GDP-mannose dehydrogenase family protein — translation MTSYRIAVVGAGYVGLVSACGFAELGHKVICVERDKSKLDMLKGGVSPIYEPGLEELLKRKLFDGSLEFTDDLKRASSWAQVIFICVGTPPREDGSADLSQVEEVARKIAGVIDDYKLIVEKSTVPVKTALWIRRTIELYGGRGKSYDVASNPEFLREGNALKDFFNPDRIVIGVESDRAERILKEIYSKINAPVLVTDINTAEIIKHASNSFLAMKISFINMVADLCEAVGADVKMVAKGMGLDKRIGEAFLGAGIGYGGSCFPKDLKAFIKIAEEHHVDFSLLKEVEKINELRVDRFLRKIKSVMWVLKDKEIAIWGLSFKPNTDDIREAPSLKIVPLLLAEGVSLRLYDPKAMENFKKAFPETERIRYFRDPYSAIENAHALVILTEWDEFKEVDLLRIRDLLLTPIIFDGRNIFEPEEVGKVGLEYYPIGRGRSCKT, via the coding sequence GTGACTTCCTACCGAATAGCCGTTGTTGGGGCTGGCTATGTGGGATTGGTTTCAGCCTGTGGGTTTGCTGAGCTTGGGCACAAGGTGATCTGTGTTGAAAGGGACAAATCAAAGCTTGATATGCTTAAAGGGGGAGTTTCTCCGATATACGAACCTGGTTTAGAAGAGCTACTTAAAAGGAAGCTTTTTGATGGCTCTCTTGAGTTTACTGATGACCTTAAGAGAGCTTCCTCTTGGGCTCAGGTTATTTTCATATGCGTTGGAACTCCCCCTCGCGAGGATGGAAGCGCAGACCTTTCTCAGGTTGAAGAGGTTGCACGAAAGATAGCTGGCGTAATAGACGATTATAAGCTTATCGTTGAAAAGAGTACCGTGCCCGTTAAAACTGCCTTATGGATAAGGAGAACCATAGAGCTTTACGGTGGCAGAGGTAAATCTTATGATGTAGCTTCAAATCCAGAGTTTTTGAGGGAAGGTAACGCTCTTAAAGACTTCTTCAATCCTGATAGAATAGTGATAGGCGTTGAAAGCGATCGTGCTGAGAGGATATTAAAGGAGATTTACTCTAAGATAAATGCTCCTGTGCTTGTCACAGATATAAACACTGCTGAGATAATAAAGCATGCATCAAACTCCTTTTTAGCTATGAAGATATCCTTTATAAACATGGTGGCTGATCTGTGTGAAGCTGTGGGGGCGGACGTTAAAATGGTAGCAAAGGGTATGGGCTTAGATAAGAGGATAGGGGAAGCCTTCTTAGGTGCTGGTATAGGGTATGGAGGATCTTGTTTCCCTAAGGACCTTAAGGCTTTTATAAAGATAGCTGAGGAACATCATGTGGACTTTTCCCTTTTAAAAGAGGTGGAGAAAATAAATGAGCTTAGAGTTGATCGGTTTCTGAGGAAGATAAAGAGCGTCATGTGGGTTTTAAAGGATAAGGAGATAGCGATTTGGGGGCTTTCTTTCAAGCCTAATACTGATGATATAAGGGAAGCTCCGTCTTTGAAGATCGTTCCTTTGCTTTTAGCTGAAGGGGTATCTTTGAGGCTTTACGATCCTAAGGCAATGGAAAACTTTAAAAAGGCCTTTCCTGAAACAGAAAGGATAAGGTATTTCAGAGATCCTTATTCCGCTATTGAGAATGCTCATGCTTTAGTTATTCTTACAGAGTGGGATGAGTTTAAGGAGGTAGATCTTTTAAGGATTAGGGATCTTCTTTTAACGCCCATAATCTTTGATGGAAGAAATATATTTGAACCCGAAGAAGTTGGAAAGGTTGGCCTTGAATATTATCCTATTGGTAGGGGAAGGAGTTGTAAGACATGA
- a CDS encoding thiamine diphosphokinase codes for MTIVIFTNGDYRDEEFYKGILKRADLIICADGGGDYLYKWGIRPDLLIGDMDSISKEALESFKGSGVEVKLFPSDKDYTDTHLALIEALRYAPSEVLILGGIGTRLDHIIGNIHLLLFALKRGVKAKLVNEFYEVQLISEGESLIEAWGEKVSLLPLTPEVKFSYSDGLKWPLLNLSLTFEHPIGISNEPLSPIFKIKVEEGIAILFQVREV; via the coding sequence ATGACGATCGTTATATTCACTAACGGTGATTATAGGGATGAAGAGTTTTACAAAGGAATCCTTAAGAGGGCGGATCTTATAATATGTGCCGATGGTGGGGGGGATTATCTTTACAAGTGGGGTATAAGACCAGATCTTTTAATAGGAGATATGGATTCTATTTCAAAGGAGGCCTTAGAGAGTTTTAAAGGGTCTGGTGTTGAGGTTAAGCTTTTCCCCTCGGATAAGGATTACACTGATACTCACTTGGCTTTAATTGAAGCTCTGAGATACGCTCCATCGGAGGTGTTGATCCTTGGAGGGATTGGGACGAGGCTTGACCACATAATTGGGAATATCCATCTTCTACTTTTTGCCTTAAAGAGGGGGGTTAAGGCTAAATTAGTAAACGAATTTTATGAAGTTCAGCTTATTTCAGAGGGAGAATCCTTGATTGAAGCTTGGGGTGAAAAAGTTTCCCTTCTCCCTTTAACTCCTGAAGTTAAGTTTTCTTATTCAGATGGGCTAAAGTGGCCCCTTTTAAATTTAAGCTTAACCTTTGAACATCCTATAGGTATAAGCAATGAGCCACTGTCACCTATATTTAAGATAAAGGTTGAAGAGGGAATAGCTATTTTATTTCAGGTTAGGGAGGTGTAA
- a CDS encoding DNA translocase FtsK — translation MVRDKRKIALAIFLVVFSIFTFISLFNFKTGMIGNFLRLELLKLFGLSSYLFGAILLCEGLNLLGLKLPIFPLLLFLPLSSILFHFFVPQKLFPYKGGLVGKLLFEELSYYIGTAGSAIVLTISIFLIVYWLFGKSIKSIISLFRERVAEEDRPNKRREREKKEPEKIQVKKSSLEEKPVRIIPNGKESKLAEPLFIESKEEITVPPPVDLLYDPPPFKGDGEPIEEERRELEETFNNFGIDAKVVNVVIGPTVHRFEVQPARGIKVNRIASLSKEIALNLKAESVRIEAPIPGKGLVGIEVPNKVRRVVYLKEIITSQIFKKTKDPLVIALGKDVAGSPFVINIADLPHLLVAGSTGSGKSVCLNVIIMSLIFRNKPEDLRIVLIDPKRVEFSIYNDIPYLAVPVVTEVKDAVNVLNCLLEEMERRYRSFSRFGVRDIYGFNKLKGEEKLPYVVVVIDELADLMMSSPREVEESICRLAQMARATGIHLVLATQRPSVNVVTGLIKANIPARIAFSLPSQADSRTILDFSGAERLLGKGDMLFLSPAFGHPIRAQCAWVSEEEVRGVSDYLRKLGEPQYWDELLKAPEEDEEFDEIPQDPLYRKAIEVIISTKTASATLLQRKLGIGYARAARLLDILEKLGIVGPSKGGGKPRDILKSEEELRELLG, via the coding sequence GTGGTGAGGGATAAAAGAAAGATAGCCCTAGCTATATTCCTTGTCGTTTTTTCTATCTTCACTTTTATAAGCTTGTTTAATTTTAAAACAGGGATGATCGGTAACTTTCTTAGATTAGAGCTTTTAAAGCTATTTGGTTTATCCTCTTATCTTTTTGGTGCCATACTTCTTTGTGAGGGCTTAAATCTCTTGGGTCTAAAGCTTCCCATCTTCCCGTTGCTCCTTTTTTTGCCCCTTTCTTCCATTCTTTTTCATTTTTTTGTCCCTCAGAAGCTTTTCCCCTATAAGGGTGGGTTAGTGGGAAAGCTTCTTTTCGAAGAGCTTAGCTATTACATAGGCACAGCTGGTAGTGCTATAGTTTTGACGATTTCCATATTTTTGATCGTTTATTGGCTTTTCGGTAAATCCATTAAATCGATAATTTCCCTGTTTAGAGAGAGGGTTGCTGAGGAAGATCGTCCAAATAAAAGAAGGGAGAGAGAAAAGAAGGAGCCTGAGAAAATCCAGGTTAAAAAAAGTTCGCTTGAGGAGAAGCCAGTTAGGATCATACCTAACGGAAAAGAGTCTAAATTGGCAGAGCCCCTATTCATCGAGAGCAAAGAGGAGATAACCGTACCTCCTCCTGTGGATCTACTTTATGATCCTCCCCCCTTTAAAGGTGATGGAGAGCCTATAGAGGAGGAGAGGAGAGAGCTTGAGGAAACTTTCAATAACTTTGGTATAGATGCTAAAGTGGTAAATGTAGTTATAGGCCCAACGGTTCATCGTTTTGAGGTTCAGCCTGCAAGGGGAATCAAGGTGAATAGGATCGCCTCTTTGTCTAAGGAGATAGCTTTAAACTTAAAGGCTGAAAGCGTCAGGATTGAGGCTCCTATACCTGGCAAGGGGCTTGTAGGTATAGAGGTCCCTAATAAGGTAAGAAGGGTGGTCTATCTTAAGGAGATAATAACATCTCAAATTTTTAAGAAGACGAAGGATCCCTTGGTTATAGCCTTGGGTAAAGATGTGGCTGGTTCTCCCTTCGTTATTAATATAGCTGATCTTCCTCACCTTCTTGTGGCTGGTTCGACGGGATCTGGTAAAAGCGTTTGCTTAAATGTAATAATAATGAGCCTTATATTTAGAAATAAGCCTGAGGATTTAAGGATAGTTTTGATAGACCCTAAGAGGGTTGAGTTCAGCATTTACAATGATATACCCTATCTCGCTGTTCCAGTGGTTACTGAGGTCAAGGATGCGGTAAATGTTTTAAACTGCCTTCTTGAGGAGATGGAAAGAAGGTATAGAAGTTTCTCTCGATTTGGAGTTAGGGATATATACGGTTTTAATAAGCTTAAGGGTGAGGAAAAGCTCCCTTACGTAGTCGTTGTAATAGATGAGCTTGCTGATCTTATGATGTCTTCCCCAAGGGAGGTTGAAGAGTCCATATGTAGGCTTGCTCAGATGGCTAGAGCGACAGGCATTCACCTGGTCTTAGCTACTCAGAGGCCCTCTGTTAACGTAGTTACGGGTCTGATAAAGGCGAATATTCCTGCAAGGATCGCTTTTTCCTTGCCTTCCCAAGCTGACTCAAGGACCATTCTTGACTTCTCTGGCGCTGAGAGGCTTTTAGGTAAGGGAGATATGCTCTTTCTTTCACCAGCTTTTGGTCATCCCATAAGGGCTCAATGCGCATGGGTAAGCGAGGAAGAGGTAAGAGGAGTGAGCGATTACCTAAGAAAGCTTGGTGAGCCCCAATATTGGGATGAGCTTCTTAAGGCGCCTGAAGAGGATGAGGAGTTTGATGAGATTCCCCAAGATCCCCTATATAGAAAGGCTATAGAGGTTATAATTAGTACTAAAACTGCTTCTGCGACGCTTCTTCAGAGGAAGCTTGGAATAGGTTATGCTCGTGCGGCTAGGCTTCTTGATATTCTTGAGAAGTTAGGGATAGTGGGGCCATCTAAGGGTGGAGGGAAGCCCAGGGATATACTAAAAAGCGAGGAGGAGTTAAGAGAGCTATTAGGATGA